One segment of Metallosphaera cuprina Ar-4 DNA contains the following:
- a CDS encoding 2-oxoacid:ferredoxin oxidoreductase subunit alpha, which yields MRISWEIGGAQGAGVDTSANIFGAALASAGYYIYGNREYYSNIKGRHSYFNLTISDVRARSVSSVVDILATFDAETVFQHFTEVKGVIIYNKGVKDTKLERVQSMEPEIQERVSEFLTSKGFGTTVSDALKYAEGKGVKLIELDYDEIVKKTAESVGVPMSVAERAKNTAAIAVSYGLTGLKKDYLFDALRRTFKQETFVKINTTAADLVLASVKPLYNLKELPKTGRRIQVDGNTAVAMGKIYAGLSFQSYYPITPASDESVYIEAHQEVMSLDPETGDKVKRPIVVVQSEDELAAINMASGAALTGVRAATATSGPGFSLMGEGIGWAGMNEVPVVITYYVRGGPSTGQPTRTSQADLLFSMYVGHGEFPRLVIASSDHVEAFQDAVWAFNLAERYQTPVIHLIEKAIANAYSIFETDELGLDKLRAERGKMVDAPDGEFQRFKFSEDGISPRAVLGKAYLFYTGDEHNELGHISEDSENRIKMYEKRLIKLRTADKEIPEEERVKLYGDQDSKIAVITWGSPKGAVLDAVDQLKNEGMKLQVIQIRMFNPYPKNLMKRLLSNKEVIIDVEGNYEGQTGIINKLSTGIEPTNYILKWNGRPMAWDEVYEGIKLALKGEKRVVLHGGA from the coding sequence ATGAGGATAAGTTGGGAAATTGGAGGGGCCCAGGGTGCAGGTGTGGACACTTCTGCTAACATCTTTGGAGCAGCATTAGCTAGTGCTGGTTATTACATTTACGGAAATAGAGAATATTACTCCAACATAAAAGGTAGGCATAGTTATTTCAATTTGACAATAAGCGACGTTAGAGCAAGGAGCGTTTCAAGCGTTGTTGACATACTTGCAACGTTCGATGCAGAAACCGTCTTTCAACACTTTACCGAAGTTAAGGGCGTGATAATTTACAATAAGGGTGTAAAGGACACTAAGTTAGAAAGGGTTCAAAGCATGGAACCGGAGATTCAAGAACGAGTTAGTGAGTTCTTGACGTCAAAAGGATTTGGGACTACTGTATCGGACGCTCTAAAATACGCTGAGGGAAAGGGAGTGAAACTAATCGAACTGGATTATGACGAAATAGTTAAGAAAACCGCAGAGAGCGTGGGAGTCCCTATGTCAGTAGCTGAGAGGGCTAAGAACACTGCAGCTATTGCCGTATCGTATGGCCTCACTGGTCTGAAAAAGGACTATCTCTTTGACGCTTTGAGGAGAACGTTTAAACAGGAGACATTCGTTAAGATAAACACTACGGCGGCCGATCTTGTGTTGGCTTCAGTCAAACCCCTTTACAACCTAAAGGAGCTGCCTAAGACTGGAAGGAGAATACAGGTGGATGGCAACACCGCAGTGGCGATGGGGAAGATATATGCAGGATTGAGTTTCCAGAGTTACTATCCTATAACCCCTGCCTCCGATGAGAGCGTTTACATAGAGGCGCACCAGGAAGTGATGTCACTTGATCCTGAGACTGGAGATAAGGTAAAGAGGCCCATCGTAGTGGTTCAATCAGAGGACGAGCTTGCAGCAATTAATATGGCATCTGGGGCAGCGCTAACAGGTGTCCGAGCAGCCACAGCAACGTCTGGTCCTGGATTCTCATTGATGGGTGAGGGAATAGGCTGGGCCGGAATGAACGAGGTTCCAGTCGTGATAACTTATTATGTAAGAGGAGGCCCTTCGACTGGTCAGCCAACTAGGACCTCACAAGCGGATCTCTTATTTTCAATGTACGTTGGTCATGGGGAGTTCCCCCGACTGGTCATAGCCTCTAGCGATCACGTTGAGGCTTTTCAGGACGCTGTTTGGGCTTTCAACCTAGCCGAAAGGTATCAGACTCCAGTAATCCATTTAATTGAGAAGGCTATAGCCAACGCCTATTCAATTTTCGAGACAGACGAACTAGGCCTTGACAAATTACGTGCAGAGAGGGGAAAAATGGTTGACGCACCAGATGGCGAATTCCAGAGGTTCAAGTTCAGTGAGGACGGCATATCTCCTAGAGCCGTGTTAGGTAAGGCTTACCTGTTCTATACAGGCGATGAGCACAACGAACTGGGGCATATATCTGAGGATTCCGAAAACAGGATTAAGATGTATGAGAAGAGGCTCATCAAGTTGAGAACGGCTGACAAGGAGATACCAGAGGAAGAGAGAGTTAAGCTTTACGGCGATCAAGACTCAAAGATCGCTGTTATAACTTGGGGTTCGCCTAAGGGTGCAGTCCTAGATGCTGTGGATCAACTTAAAAATGAGGGGATGAAGTTACAAGTGATTCAGATCAGGATGTTCAACCCGTATCCAAAGAACCTGATGAAGAGGTTACTCTCAAACAAGGAGGTCATAATCGACGTCGAGGGTAACTATGAGGGCCAAACCGGTATCATTAACAAGTTAAGTACTGGAATAGAACCGACTAACTACATACTAAAGTGGAACGGTAGGCCAATGGCGTGGGATGAGGTATATGAGGGGATCAAGTTGGCGTTGAAGGGAGAGAAGAGGGTGGTATTACATGGCGGTGCCTAA
- a CDS encoding 2-oxoacid:ferredoxin oxidoreductase subunit beta, whose amino-acid sequence MAVPKVWTPEWNDWCPGCGNFGIINAEQQAISELGLTPEDVVVVSGIGCSGKTPHFFRLPISGVHTLHGRALTFAIGIKLSNPELTVIVNAGDGDQLGIGAGHFVNAGRRNVDMLILLHDNGVYGLTKGQASPTLRRGEKTKSLPRPNINDNVNPIALAISSGYTFVARSYAYDVKHLKELIKAGVRHKGLALIDILQPCPTYNDIHTKEYYDKRVYKLDSDPNWDPVVRKPEEEGDKMAKAMLKSLEWGEKIPIGIFYQNELVPSYEERIAGNAQSYKQRNPSKVKIEDGGKLTTIIDDILKEKEV is encoded by the coding sequence ATGGCGGTGCCTAAGGTCTGGACACCCGAGTGGAACGATTGGTGCCCTGGATGCGGTAACTTTGGAATAATAAATGCCGAACAACAGGCAATATCAGAGCTGGGATTAACTCCGGAGGATGTGGTGGTAGTCTCAGGAATAGGATGCTCCGGAAAGACGCCACACTTCTTTAGGCTACCCATCTCAGGGGTTCACACACTTCATGGAAGAGCGTTAACCTTTGCCATCGGTATAAAGCTCTCTAATCCAGAGCTTACCGTGATAGTTAACGCCGGGGATGGCGATCAATTGGGAATCGGGGCTGGGCACTTCGTAAATGCGGGTAGAAGAAATGTGGATATGTTGATTTTGCTTCACGATAACGGAGTATACGGTCTGACAAAGGGCCAGGCTTCGCCGACTTTAAGGAGAGGAGAGAAGACGAAATCCCTTCCTAGACCTAACATCAACGATAACGTTAATCCTATAGCCTTAGCTATATCCTCAGGATACACGTTTGTAGCGAGATCATACGCTTATGACGTAAAGCACCTCAAGGAGCTGATCAAAGCTGGGGTGAGGCATAAAGGGTTGGCATTGATTGACATACTTCAACCGTGCCCTACTTACAACGACATACACACTAAGGAGTACTATGATAAGAGGGTGTATAAATTGGACTCTGATCCAAACTGGGATCCAGTGGTGAGGAAACCAGAAGAGGAAGGAGACAAGATGGCTAAGGCCATGCTTAAATCTTTGGAGTGGGGAGAGAAGATTCCCATAGGAATATTCTATCAGAACGAATTGGTCCCATCATATGAAGAGAGGATAGCCGGTAACGCTCAGTCTTACAAGCAGAGGAACCCATCAAAGGTTAAGATTGAGGACGGAGGAAAGTTAACTACCATAATTGATGATATACTGAAGGAAAAGGAAGTATAA
- a CDS encoding VIT1/CCC1 transporter family protein encodes MEKLVQRNYKAELLGSELYASLASIEKDEKVKEVLRELAEGEANHAKFWESIAQSRGIRLGNLGVMDRIKIRLLLKVRKVLGVALALKLVEAGEENDAEKYYKLSTSPEFSDTEREGFKNIMMQELVHEDLLIQNQINVDSIRDSIYAVSDGLIEVLASVSGLAGIFPNPLYVAIGGLIVGVSGMISMSIGAYLSSKSEEDIRNNALRRARLKNQETDQAEANSRTKESVRTTAISYIIGALVPIIPFILGLKGNPGLLTAYAITGASTFMVGSLIGIVSDVNPWKRGALMTGLALGAALLTHGLGVLAHLEGLG; translated from the coding sequence ATGGAAAAGCTTGTTCAAAGGAACTACAAAGCTGAGTTGCTTGGGAGCGAGCTCTACGCTAGCTTAGCCTCTATTGAGAAAGACGAGAAGGTGAAAGAAGTGCTTAGAGAACTAGCCGAGGGAGAAGCTAATCACGCTAAGTTCTGGGAGAGTATAGCCCAGTCTAGGGGAATAAGGCTAGGTAATCTGGGAGTTATGGACAGAATTAAGATACGCCTTCTCCTGAAGGTTAGGAAGGTCCTTGGCGTAGCTTTAGCACTCAAGTTGGTTGAGGCTGGAGAGGAAAATGACGCTGAGAAGTATTACAAACTCTCTACGTCTCCCGAGTTCAGCGATACTGAAAGGGAGGGGTTTAAGAACATAATGATGCAAGAGTTAGTTCATGAAGATCTTCTAATTCAGAATCAGATTAACGTGGACTCTATTAGGGACTCAATTTACGCTGTAAGTGACGGACTAATAGAGGTGTTAGCTTCCGTGTCAGGTTTAGCTGGTATTTTTCCTAATCCGCTTTACGTTGCCATTGGGGGGTTAATTGTCGGAGTTTCTGGCATGATATCAATGAGCATTGGGGCTTACCTGTCCTCAAAGTCAGAGGAGGACATTAGGAACAACGCGTTAAGGAGAGCGAGGTTGAAGAACCAGGAGACGGATCAAGCTGAAGCTAACTCTAGGACAAAAGAGAGCGTAAGGACTACCGCAATCTCTTACATAATCGGTGCACTTGTTCCTATCATACCGTTTATCCTGGGATTGAAAGGGAATCCTGGGCTGCTCACCGCTTACGCTATAACTGGAGCCTCGACTTTCATGGTTGGTTCTTTGATTGGAATAGTAAGTGACGTTAACCCTTGGAAGAGAGGAGCCTTGATGACCGGTTTAGCGCTAGGTGCTGCCCTGCTGACTCATGGACTTGGAGTTCTAGCCCATCTTGAAGGACTTGGATGA
- a CDS encoding ABC transporter ATP-binding protein translates to MGAVNVTNVFKRYGTKRALNGVSLSASKGYITAILGPNGAGKTTLIRIITTLINPDQGRIEILGKDPFKEKNVFNKIGYVQELPNLPPFLSGKELLSLSARLKGVNKEDIKRVLELVDMTENADKKIAKYSKGMIQRIALAEALLGCPEVLIMDEPNVGTDPILNLKMRDVLNHMRREGVTIVMTTHELEEVRKMADKVFFLFQGKVFFEGSTEDLVLKFLGIRVIIETQDGEALLSLLKKLDYVKNIEFESNKFFVELTEDSREELLREIVMRGIRVKSFYLNQDLEKAYEMAIREARAK, encoded by the coding sequence ATGGGAGCAGTTAACGTAACTAATGTATTTAAGCGATATGGCACTAAGAGGGCTCTTAATGGCGTCTCCTTATCCGCGAGTAAAGGTTACATTACTGCTATATTAGGCCCTAACGGAGCGGGCAAGACTACCCTCATTAGGATAATTACTACGTTAATTAACCCAGATCAGGGTAGGATAGAGATCTTAGGAAAGGACCCATTCAAGGAGAAGAACGTCTTTAACAAAATCGGTTATGTTCAGGAGTTACCTAACTTGCCTCCCTTTTTAAGTGGGAAGGAACTTCTCTCCCTCTCCGCTAGGCTCAAAGGTGTGAACAAGGAAGACATAAAGAGAGTTCTAGAACTCGTAGATATGACTGAGAACGCTGATAAGAAGATTGCTAAGTACAGTAAGGGAATGATCCAGAGGATAGCTCTGGCCGAGGCCCTATTGGGATGTCCTGAAGTCTTAATTATGGATGAGCCAAACGTAGGGACCGATCCGATCCTTAACTTAAAAATGAGGGACGTCCTGAATCACATGAGGAGAGAAGGGGTAACCATAGTAATGACCACTCACGAGTTAGAGGAGGTTAGGAAAATGGCGGACAAAGTATTTTTCTTATTTCAGGGCAAGGTTTTCTTTGAGGGCTCGACGGAAGACCTAGTGTTAAAGTTTTTAGGGATCAGGGTGATAATAGAGACGCAGGATGGAGAGGCACTCCTCTCTTTGCTTAAGAAATTGGATTACGTGAAGAACATAGAGTTCGAAAGTAACAAGTTCTTTGTAGAACTTACCGAGGACTCAAGGGAGGAATTGCTTAGGGAGATCGTGATGAGAGGAATTAGGGTCAAATCGTTTTATCTTAACCAAGATTTAGAGAAGGCCTACGAGATGGCAATAAGGGAGGCTAGAGCTAAATGA
- a CDS encoding ABC transporter permease has product MMLDLILYELRRSVARKKVISLITITVLFEVGTYVALSQIRSPRIEQLISPIQPLLWIAGVLLPQSLLLHFIAISIASGSMSEEYEQGTVDFFLTKSITRLKFGLSKLIGGYILVISIYLLMVLLAVTLSELLFGVQTDLSYLPSLVGSVIFSSLTFFGVAFMAGELLRRSSLAFLVSSSVLIGSILIGAVLIFVARLTNDPIFNSIAIALPSWGATELPFLYASSIPNASLIVQALEIFPAIPGTEADAIVLTLGYAGVAFILSFMSLLSRDIPKRIS; this is encoded by the coding sequence ATGATGTTAGATCTCATCCTCTATGAACTAAGGAGGTCAGTCGCCAGGAAAAAGGTAATTTCGCTTATTACGATAACCGTTCTCTTTGAAGTAGGCACGTACGTTGCGCTCTCCCAGATTAGAAGCCCAAGGATAGAACAGCTGATCTCTCCAATCCAACCTCTCCTATGGATAGCTGGAGTGCTTTTACCTCAAAGCTTACTTTTGCACTTCATAGCCATATCTATTGCCTCTGGTTCTATGTCAGAAGAGTACGAACAGGGTACTGTAGACTTCTTTCTTACGAAGTCAATAACTAGGCTAAAATTTGGACTAAGTAAGCTAATTGGAGGTTATATTTTAGTGATTTCGATATATCTATTGATGGTACTTTTGGCTGTAACTCTCTCGGAACTTCTATTTGGGGTTCAAACGGACTTGTCTTACTTACCTAGTCTAGTTGGTTCTGTGATTTTTTCCTCTCTAACCTTCTTCGGTGTGGCTTTCATGGCTGGAGAGCTTTTGAGACGAAGTAGTCTTGCATTTCTAGTGTCGAGCTCTGTACTTATAGGTTCGATACTGATAGGCGCCGTCCTAATTTTTGTGGCTAGATTAACAAACGATCCTATCTTCAATTCGATAGCCATAGCCTTGCCTTCATGGGGGGCTACTGAGCTACCTTTCCTTTACGCCAGCTCGATACCTAACGCTTCCCTTATAGTTCAGGCACTTGAAATATTCCCAGCAATACCTGGTACGGAAGCGGATGCTATAGTACTCACTTTGGGTTACGCTGGAGTTGCGTTCATCTTAAGTTTCATGAGTTTGCTCTCAAGGGATATACCAAAGAGGATCTCGTAA
- a CDS encoding ParA family protein, with translation MILGSKGGVGKSTIALLLAKQLCSLGKKVLLVDRDQLGYVSWLVRIKGKGLVASTVDNEEGDYLKQLDMSNGALTVLKFYGDGPRFYNDIKNINSNKDLLESLQRRYKDVIKIKHDFVILDNKSHSFPSSREIELELKAYLSLYPGTPSYRVFVTDSHKIDIENSLYFISTLDRKVNENKLGIRVIAQSFVINMVPPQRMGEIEEQTRSLRSSFDSVILLPFLEELYGFTGEVKDIPNLKEINKLTSDILKFYDDPSKNFKRSF, from the coding sequence GTGATTCTAGGAAGTAAAGGCGGGGTAGGAAAGTCCACTATTGCACTACTTTTAGCTAAGCAACTATGTAGCTTAGGTAAGAAAGTGCTTTTAGTAGATAGAGATCAGCTAGGCTACGTTTCGTGGTTAGTTAGAATAAAGGGAAAGGGATTGGTCGCTAGCACTGTAGACAATGAGGAGGGGGATTATCTTAAACAGCTAGATATGAGCAATGGGGCTCTCACGGTTCTCAAATTTTACGGTGATGGCCCTAGATTTTATAATGATATTAAGAATATAAATTCTAACAAAGATCTTTTAGAGTCTCTCCAAAGAAGGTATAAGGACGTAATTAAGATAAAACACGACTTTGTAATACTTGACAACAAATCACATTCTTTCCCTTCTTCTAGAGAGATAGAGTTGGAATTGAAAGCTTATCTTTCCCTTTATCCGGGTACGCCATCGTATAGAGTTTTTGTTACAGACTCTCATAAAATTGACATAGAGAACTCGCTCTATTTTATATCGACGTTGGACAGAAAGGTGAACGAAAACAAGTTGGGCATTAGAGTTATTGCTCAATCGTTTGTAATAAATATGGTTCCACCTCAACGTATGGGTGAAATAGAGGAGCAAACCAGAAGCTTGAGGAGTTCGTTTGATTCTGTAATACTCTTACCATTTTTAGAAGAGTTATATGGTTTCACAGGAGAAGTGAAAGACATCCCTAATTTGAAGGAAATCAACAAACTGACTAGTGATATCCTTAAGTTTTATGACGATCCTTCTAAGAATTTTAAACGATCTTTTTGA
- a CDS encoding diiron oxygenase: MTLDFSRDPEYPPYNVYPPKWSFDNERAWQLYRRAKREQWDEEDIDWNKIKEIASGLDRKQRLAIAYWWSLLSNFDNATPVFAYALVKSHELHLNTAVKGVLTTITYDENRHNVMCGLAINSVLPGYPFDFKPQDEFENKVRLNTLWTWYNGARYWRAYLEAYSKYTLDVLFTSFMMGEAAATTVFTTMSKGSKIEEMRKAFRNTAVDETRHYAFTHLIMTDGASRMTDEQRKLVTKQVRAGFVFLSLITYKPPKEFWRLPPWFEEVNERMEDLARGAGFYIPELKEKEEAWRTALVRVGATLARYGVKIPAIPELGITGEEIEDLKEDDFVPVF, from the coding sequence GTGACTTTAGACTTTAGTAGGGATCCTGAATATCCTCCATATAACGTATATCCACCCAAGTGGAGTTTTGATAATGAGAGGGCGTGGCAACTGTACAGGAGGGCGAAGAGGGAGCAGTGGGACGAGGAGGACATAGATTGGAACAAGATTAAGGAGATTGCCTCAGGTTTGGATAGGAAGCAGAGGCTGGCCATCGCCTACTGGTGGTCTCTACTCTCCAACTTCGATAACGCCACTCCCGTTTTCGCTTACGCCCTAGTTAAGTCCCACGAACTTCATCTGAACACTGCAGTGAAAGGTGTTTTGACTACAATTACGTATGACGAAAATAGACATAACGTTATGTGCGGGTTGGCTATAAACAGTGTGCTACCCGGTTATCCATTTGACTTTAAGCCCCAAGACGAGTTTGAAAACAAAGTTAGACTTAACACCCTGTGGACGTGGTACAACGGGGCGAGGTATTGGAGAGCGTATTTGGAGGCATATAGTAAGTACACCTTGGACGTGCTTTTCACCTCCTTCATGATGGGTGAGGCCGCAGCGACGACGGTCTTCACCACCATGTCTAAGGGATCTAAGATTGAGGAGATGAGGAAGGCCTTCAGGAACACAGCGGTGGATGAGACTAGACACTACGCTTTCACCCACTTAATAATGACTGACGGGGCGTCGAGGATGACGGACGAGCAGAGGAAGCTTGTGACCAAACAGGTGAGGGCTGGGTTCGTCTTCCTCTCCCTAATAACCTACAAACCCCCTAAGGAGTTCTGGAGGTTACCTCCTTGGTTTGAGGAAGTCAACGAGAGGATGGAGGACTTAGCTAGAGGGGCCGGGTTTTACATACCTGAGCTCAAGGAGAAGGAGGAGGCCTGGAGGACGGCCTTAGTCAGGGTGGGAGCCACGCTAGCTAGGTACGGGGTGAAGATACCTGCAATACCGGAGTTAGGGATCACAGGGGAGGAGATTGAAGACCTGAAAGAAGACGATTTCGTCCCAGTGTTCTAA
- a CDS encoding nucleotide-binding protein → MAKIARFSVMSLKGGVGKSTLAYYLAKELSKRYNVLLVDRDYTNTIGKIYGLETGLLNVLGDGVEGKFYDNIGKLRVLSLVSFSPSSLPSLGDFARAYSNFLEGVDVMITDNPPGFDEIMAMEFKGYYEVMGEVHCSSVVVTTPGVSLSLTLSHLNDIVKTLVSWVPQISFARLLALVVNMVKGNLNIEIPGINVIQIPFYKELLFRSFVDSSIRPDLDSMIRLMEERIKQIRSGGGILVQSHNLQIQ, encoded by the coding sequence ATGGCTAAAATAGCTAGGTTCTCGGTGATGAGTCTAAAAGGGGGAGTAGGTAAATCAACGCTAGCCTATTATTTAGCAAAGGAGTTATCAAAGAGGTATAACGTTCTATTAGTTGACAGGGATTATACTAACACTATAGGAAAGATTTATGGACTTGAGACTGGTTTACTCAACGTTTTGGGAGATGGAGTAGAAGGGAAGTTCTATGATAATATAGGTAAGTTAAGAGTCTTGTCATTGGTTTCCTTTTCTCCTAGCTCCCTTCCATCATTAGGGGATTTCGCGAGGGCCTACTCTAACTTCCTGGAGGGAGTAGATGTTATGATAACGGACAACCCTCCAGGATTTGATGAGATTATGGCCATGGAGTTCAAGGGCTATTATGAGGTTATGGGCGAAGTTCACTGTTCATCAGTCGTTGTAACAACTCCTGGAGTATCTCTCTCCTTAACACTATCCCACCTTAATGACATCGTGAAAACGTTAGTTAGCTGGGTACCTCAGATCTCATTTGCGAGGTTATTAGCGTTAGTAGTAAACATGGTTAAAGGTAATTTAAACATTGAAATACCAGGTATTAATGTAATACAAATCCCGTTTTATAAAGAGTTATTGTTTCGTAGTTTTGTCGACTCATCTATACGACCGGATCTAGACAGCATGATACGGTTGATGGAAGAGAGGATAAAACAAATTCGCAGCGGGGGGGGTATCTTAGTGCAATCTCATAATCTTCAGATTCAATAA
- a CDS encoding MBL fold metallo-hydrolase, producing MKVHKPYVIFEEGDLSFIWLGLDESDREKGVLTNQYLIRQGNVGALLDAGGYFVFERVLNSIKEFVRLEDVELLLFSHQDPDVAGALNLWVDMLPNARIYVSELWERFLPHLGYDLGEKINDIPDQGMKIPFNGRYIEAIPAHFLHSPGNFHFYDPISKVYFSGDMGAAIFPKDKWYLIVEDFESHTKLMESFHRRYIPNKIAVDKWLKKIENLNIDIIAPQHGSIFIGDNVRKFLTWIKSFDKLGLDLIP from the coding sequence ATGAAAGTCCATAAACCTTACGTTATATTTGAGGAGGGTGACCTATCGTTCATCTGGCTAGGTTTAGATGAGTCTGATAGAGAGAAGGGAGTATTAACGAATCAGTATCTGATTAGGCAAGGAAACGTGGGGGCATTATTGGATGCGGGAGGCTACTTCGTTTTCGAAAGAGTGTTAAACTCCATAAAGGAATTTGTGAGACTAGAAGACGTAGAGCTCCTACTCTTTAGTCACCAGGATCCTGATGTGGCTGGGGCACTAAATCTGTGGGTTGACATGCTACCTAACGCGAGGATATACGTCTCGGAACTTTGGGAGAGATTTTTACCTCATTTAGGTTACGATCTAGGGGAGAAAATAAATGACATACCGGATCAAGGGATGAAGATCCCTTTTAACGGGCGCTACATAGAGGCTATCCCAGCTCACTTCCTTCACTCACCAGGTAATTTTCACTTCTACGATCCAATATCTAAGGTTTACTTCTCAGGCGATATGGGGGCTGCAATCTTTCCTAAAGATAAATGGTATCTGATAGTAGAGGATTTTGAATCACATACTAAATTGATGGAATCTTTTCACAGGCGTTATATACCAAATAAAATCGCTGTTGATAAATGGTTAAAGAAAATAGAGAACCTTAACATAGATATCATTGCCCCACAGCACGGATCTATATTTATTGGAGATAACGTGAGAAAGTTCTTAACATGGATAAAATCCTTTGATAAGTTAGGGCTGGATCTGATCCCATGA
- a CDS encoding radical SAM/SPASM domain-containing protein has product MVLSKFNVFIDNIIFNTLTGYAMELDKDEIERLKKGDVPDHLKDIIEEGFSSGDEDLQDLVESISKKPVLEPTLLLTYNCNFDCVYCFQKGFRRAISVSENVMRGFVNYIKRKEGGRKVRVTFFGGEPLLELRKIEDISKSLSGLKYSFSVVTNGSLLTKSVAERLISLGLSHVQITLDGPREVHDKRRHYLDGRGSYEVILNNLRNLQDIVNVILRINVDVKNLDEVDVLFSELRERGITNIRLDPHFVHSNVFRNEWWDNVIPRDQEAEVLERFWEKARAHGFKIPHDVFRLGLCVAHVDEDIVVDPEGRVYPCWAFSGNPLYVKGRLTEQGDLIILNERLIGKNSLILSPKCKTCPFLPLCMGGCRFLSMLEGKGYHGLDCRRETYERLVNLVSRIMR; this is encoded by the coding sequence GTGGTCCTCTCTAAGTTCAATGTTTTTATTGATAACATCATTTTTAATACGTTAACAGGCTACGCAATGGAACTTGACAAAGATGAAATTGAAAGGTTGAAGAAAGGAGACGTCCCAGATCATCTAAAGGACATCATAGAGGAGGGCTTCTCAAGCGGAGATGAAGACCTGCAAGATCTTGTAGAGTCCATATCGAAAAAACCTGTATTAGAGCCGACCTTACTTCTTACGTACAACTGCAACTTCGATTGCGTTTATTGTTTTCAAAAGGGATTCAGAAGGGCTATCTCAGTTTCAGAGAACGTAATGAGAGGATTCGTGAATTACATAAAGAGAAAAGAAGGAGGGAGGAAAGTGAGAGTCACGTTCTTTGGAGGCGAACCTTTATTAGAGCTTAGAAAAATCGAGGATATATCGAAATCGCTTTCGGGACTTAAGTACTCATTTAGCGTGGTCACTAACGGATCTTTACTCACTAAAAGCGTGGCTGAGAGGCTTATCTCATTGGGCTTATCTCACGTGCAGATAACGTTAGATGGGCCTAGAGAGGTTCACGATAAGAGGAGACACTATTTAGACGGAAGAGGCTCCTATGAGGTGATACTCAACAACTTGAGAAACTTACAGGATATTGTTAATGTGATCTTAAGGATAAACGTTGATGTGAAAAACCTCGATGAGGTGGACGTACTGTTTAGTGAGTTAAGGGAGAGAGGGATAACGAACATTAGATTAGACCCTCACTTCGTTCACTCTAACGTGTTCAGGAATGAGTGGTGGGATAACGTGATACCAAGGGATCAGGAGGCTGAGGTGCTAGAGAGATTCTGGGAAAAAGCTAGAGCTCACGGGTTTAAAATACCTCACGACGTCTTTAGACTAGGGCTCTGTGTAGCTCACGTCGATGAGGATATTGTTGTTGACCCCGAGGGAAGGGTATACCCGTGCTGGGCATTTTCTGGAAATCCCCTTTACGTCAAGGGGAGACTGACAGAGCAAGGGGATCTCATTATACTAAACGAGAGGTTGATTGGGAAAAATAGTTTAATATTAAGCCCTAAATGCAAGACATGTCCGTTTCTTCCGTTATGTATGGGAGGTTGCAGGTTCTTATCGATGTTAGAAGGAAAGGGGTATCATGGGCTCGATTGTAGGAGAGAGACTTATGAGCGGCTCGTTAATTTAGTAAGCCGTATCATGCGGTAA